The Bombus fervidus isolate BK054 chromosome 8, iyBomFerv1, whole genome shotgun sequence genome window below encodes:
- the LOC139989798 gene encoding uncharacterized protein encodes MGARQSRRSVDITTTPKKEGLPAEGGVGDAAAPGDGKLERIEETDAKPTTNGIAPHTDVIEDKDKDKDDATEKDKDKEKQEEVKAEETKQEPAGESPAETAEVTTPTEGTPASPNTVTSPDNKETKKKEKMKKKWSFRSISFSKKDKNKPAREEAPKNGDVTKEEPLAEGGEEAENGSATAGSPVEEKSAVSSPTAENEAAPVAAAPAPSTETKEESPASAASSPTEEKTEEPTPSAPTPVPVEEKKEEVEKVEAEKKVVEVSPAGGQFIADPVEVSVFRVQTVATPSIIERKTSEDIPSLPPSSPPPTPIDTSPLQQAQQAAATATALAEALKLPAEAVDKDIITPPALSSLCPERNDPSTPAAESLDATPQMRPPISSVDEPPTKSTLIPASVEALPLIDTDAPNPPDDVTKNLESLSAGDGNKTTKVDALPPLKSDAKSLHSVPVNKLEQPSSESDINQTCVRERTLLTEGSDVEKSCELKVDENVANPSQKIQVEQPSQLSDRVSNLDGGELIENETSQVVLENVVKEEFVTREREKIPESVNIKERVEEPVEEIIEPNEVVQEDIERVEEAAVIDPSVLTVDAIVESEEGPVPISEEILVEAKPAVVIPEDEEVTETLVEEIADTGADNSKVDIESVQVIPEVDDKLETETEPDVAVPTEEILISEAPEKSKDSFVSNEAVNDPVTPITDSTIENVIDKAIDTPEMIKNEEESMPMPPPPLSESPVPSPQEKFDLETVNVADNSNTVPSPVVRTESQILDVEHAQEVDGSPLSLPVQQIEQTNECFTADIPVPQTDDASLKISDSLSPCPVNEKATYLASETQTNLSSSRLEDVPGLTDNFPAALEDTTQQLDSFKYPLPPEELSCPLNMSETNSELPIPDENASSLRNPTETLPIPPRSPSPLSNVSITSGLTTSTKDSSQTLLYDDQSNREFKMESVSISLNSYNESDIELKERLAESLAETEKQEESSVSCQLSNNATSSTTIQEIHQSTPEPEAPVENNVAHDSTTESSADAIKVTTPAVPSEVPASPPSAPAITEDVASVAKAIEEMDISDKAVAAATIECNTNEIIAEAHYQNNINE; translated from the exons atgGGTGCGAGACAGAGCAGAAGGTCCGTGGACATAACGACGACTCCGAAGAAGGAGGGATTGCCCGCCGAAGGAGGTGTCGGTGATGCCGCTGCACCTGGCGATGGTAAGCTGGAAAGGATCGAAGAGACCGACGCGAAACCTACCACCAATGGAATAGCGCCGCACACGGACGTGATCGAGGATAAAGACAAGGATAAGGACGATGCAACGGAAAAGGATAAGGATAAAGAGAAG CAGGAAGAAGTAAAGGCCGAGGAAACGAAGCAAGAGCCGGCTGGAGAATCTCCCGCGGAAACGGCGGAGGTCACAACACCAACAGAAGGCACTCCAGCTAGTCCCAACACTGTCACCTCTCCAGACAACAAGGAAAccaaaaagaaggaaaag ATGAAGAAAAAGTGGTCCTTCAGGTCGATCAGCTTCAGCAAGAAGGACAAGAACAAGCCTGCCCGTGAAGAAGCGCCCAAGAATGGAGACGTCACCAAGGAGGAGCCTCTTGCAGAG GGTGGTGAAGAAGCGGAAAATGGATCAGCCACGGCAGGTAGTCCGGTTGAAGAAAAATCGGCAGTAAGTAGTCCAACAGCGGAGAACGAAGCCGCCCCTGTAGCAGCGGCACCAGCACCGTCGACCGAGACGAAGGAAGAAAGCCCAGCATCGGCCGCTAGTAGCCCTACCGAGGAAAAGACAGAGGAACCCACTCCCTCTGCTCCAACTCCTGTCCCTgtcgaggaaaagaaagaggaggtCGAAAAAGTGGAGGCCGAGAAAAAAGTAGTCGAGGTCAGTCCAGCCGGTGGTCAGTTCATAGCGGACCCGGTAGAAGTCTCCGTATTCCGAGTCCAGACAGTCGCTACGCCGTCTATCATTGAGAGGAAAACCAGTGAGGATATTCCTTCCTTGCCTCCGTCCAGTCCACCACCAACCCCCATAGATACGTCGCCTTTGCAGCAGGCTCAGCAGGCCGCGGCGACCGCGACCGCGCTAGCGGAGGCCCTTAAGCTGCCTGCCGAGGCTGTTGACAAGGATATAATTACGCCACCAGCCTTATCTTCCCTCTGCCCAGAACGTAACGACCCGTCAACACCAGCCGCGGAATCTCTCGATGCGACTCCCCAGATGCGACCGCCCATTTCTTCTGTCGACGAACCCCCAACAAAATCGACTCTTATCCCTGCGAGCGTAGAAGCTCTGCCGCTGATAGATACAGACGCGCCTAATCCTCCGGACGATGTAACCAAGAATTTAGAGTCGCTTAGCGCCGGTGACGGCAATAAGACTACCAAGGTCGACGCTCTCCCGCCTCTCAAGAGTGATGCAAAAAGTCTTCATAGCGTTCCAGTCAACAAACTGGAACAGCCATCATCTGAGAGCGATATCAACCAAACATGTGTAAGGGAGAGAACTCTCCTTACCGAGGGGAGCGACGTTGAAAAGTCTTGCGAGCTCAAAGTCGATGAAAATGTCGCGAATCCTTCGCAAAAGATACAGGTCGAACAACCTTCGCAGTTATCGGATAGAGTTAGCAATCTCGACGGCGGCGAGTTGATCGAAAACGAAACGTCCCAAGTAGTTCTAGAGAACGTAGTGAAGGAGGAGTTCGTTACACGCGAGAGAGAAAAGATACCGGAATCGGTAAATATAAAGGAACGTGTCGAAGAACCAGTCGAAGAGATTATCGAGCCGAACGAAGTTGTTCAAGAAGATATCGAGCGAGTGGAAGAAGCCGCCGTTATCGATCCATCAGTTTTGACCGTTGATGCGATCGTGGAATCCGAAGAAGGTCCCGTTCCGATTTCCGAAGAAATCTTAGTAGAGGCAAAGCCAGCGGTTGTCATTCCGGAGGATGAGGAAGTGACGGAAACGCTCGTCGAAGAAATAGCCGATACCGGCGCGGATAATTCGAAGGTAGATATCGAGTCAGTCCAAGTCATTCCGGAAGTGGACGACAAATTGGAAACGGAAACGGAACCCGATGTTGCTGTACCTACGGAAGAAATTCTCATTTCCGAAGCACCGGAAAAATCGAAAGATTCATTTGTTTCTAACGAAGCGGTGAACGATCCTGTTACGCCTATTACCGATTCCACGATCGAGAACGTTATCGACAAAGCGATAGACACACCCGAAATGATTAAGAACGAGGAGGAATCGATGCCCATGCCGCCTCCACCTTTGTCAGAATCACCTGTGCCTAGTCCTCaggaaaaatttgatttggAAACCGTAAACGTGGCGGACAATTCGAACACAGTGCCTTCCCCCGTTGTTCGCACAGAGTCTCAGATTTTAGACGTAGAACACGCACAAGAAGTGGACGGATCTCCTCTTTCACTGCCGGTACAACAAATCGAACAGACGAACGAATGTTTCACAGCGGATATTCCCGTTCCCCAGACAGATGACGCGTCGTTGAAAATATCTGACAGTCTGTCGCCCTGTCCCGTTAACGAGAAAGCTACGTATCTCGCGAGCGAAACACAAACGAATCTCTCTTCGTCCAGGCTGGAAGACGTTCCTGGTCTCACGGACAATTTTCCCGCAGCCCTTGAGGATACGACCCAACAGTTAGATTCCTTCAAATATCCCTTACCGCCGGAAGAGCTCTCTTGTCCGCTCAATATGTCCGAAACGAATAGCGAGCTTCCAATTCCCGACGAGAACGCGTCCAGTTTAAGAAACCCGACAGAGACACTACCGATACCGCCTAGAAGCCCTAGTCCTTTGTCCAATGTCAGTATCACGTCTGGCCTAACAACATCCACAAAAGACTCCTCACAAACACTGTTGTACGACGACCAGAGCAATCGAGAGTTCAAGATGGAATCGGTGTCGATAAGCCTCAATTCGTACAATGAGTCCGACATTGAATTAAAGGAGAGGTTAGCAGAGTCTCTGGCGGAGACTGAGAAGCAGGAAGAGAGCTCGGTTTCGTGTCAGTTGTCAAACAACGCCACGTCGTCGACTACTATCCAGGAGATCCATCAG AGCACTCCTGAACCCGAGGCCCCAGTAGAAAATAACGTGGCTCATGACAGTACAACAGAAAGTTCAGCCGATGCTATCAAGGTTACAACACCAGCCGTCCCAAGCGAGGTACCCGCCTCTCCACCATCTGCCCCAGCCATTACCGAGGATGTCGCATCGGTAGCTAAG gCTATCGAAGAGATGGACATAAGCGATAAGGCTGTTGCGGCAGCAACCATCGAGTGTAATACGAAC GAAATTATCGCGGAAGCACATTACCAAAACAACATAAACGAATAA
- the LOC139989793 gene encoding COMM domain-containing protein 8 — METAQTLYLNLFGEDKIHVLKELLHACVDEICGRPGPTYHKFVNSMDWSKEEYEETYKLISMLLRNPASLYLTEEKMPQEYHELREQIQQNILSCLKVRRQQLTDALLMEYSKEKHDTVIDFDWRLKLVMGSSKLASLREPLLQLDLILESKDSKRVLDLELSKDELDTFINTMENIVQ, encoded by the exons ATGGAAACTGCACAAACGTTGTACCTTAACCTCTTTGGTGAGGACAAAATTCACGTTTTGAAGGAA TTGTTGCACGCTTGCGTGGATGAAATATGTGGCAGACCAGGTCCAACCTATCATAAATTCGTAAATAGCATGGATTGGAGTAAAGAAGAATACGaagaaacatataaattaatatctatGCTCCTGAGAAATCCAGCTTCATTATATTTAACAGAAGAAAAG ATGCCACAAGAGTACCACGAATTACGTGAACAAATTCAACAGAATATATTATCGTGTTTGAAAGTGAGAAGACAACAATTAACAGATGCATTGTTGATGGAATACTCTAAGGAAAAGCACGATACAGTAATTGACTTTGACTGGAGATTAAAg CTTGTAATGGGGTCTAGCAAATTAGCTTCCTTAAGAGAGCCCCTTCTTCAGTTAGATCTCATTCTTGAAAGTAAGGACTCAAAACGTGTTCTAGATTTGGAATTAAGCAAAGATGAATTGGACACGTTTATAAATACTATGGAAAATATAGTGCAATAA